The bacterium sequence ATCAATGGCAAGATCACCGCCGAATAAATTACCGAACCAAAATGCCATAATTTTTAGCCTCTCTTAATGCCTGAAATGCCTGATTCCGGTAAATGCCATCGCAATATCAAGCTCATTACATGCATCTATTGAATCCTGGTCTCTTTTGGATCCGCCTGGCTGAATTATGTATCTCACACCTTCTTTGCCTGCGGTTCTAACCGTATCATCAAACGGGAAGAATGCATCTGAAGCAAGCACCATTTCTTCGACAGATTTGATATAGAACTCTTCAAAAGATATTGACGGCTGTAAAACATCATACTCTATTTGAAGATTCTCACGCACTTTGGTAAGGGATAATTTTCTCAGAGCATCAACTCTGTTCGGCTGGCCTGCACCCATTCCGAAAACCTGGAATGATCCCGGGCTGTATTCTCTCGCAAGAACAATTGCGTTGGATTTTGTGTGCTTGACAGCAATGTATGAAAATTTTGCCAGCTGCTTTTTGTCATCCTCAAAAACCCTGTTTGTTTTCTGGAGGAAATCCTGCCAAACTATACTATCTCTATCCATCACCAGAAGGCCGCCTGTTATTTTTTTAAATGTTTCTCTGTCAGCAGTTCCTGTGTTAAACGGCCCTGTTTTCAGGAGCCTTATATTCTTTGTTTTAGTAAGGATTTCAAGTGCTTCATCATTAAAATCCGGAGCTGCTATTACTTCGACGAATTTCGACGGCACTTTTTGAGGCACAAGTTTGTCACCGTTAACTATATAACTTATGTGTTCTTCGTTTTTGCCTCTTAAAAAACTTGCAAAATCCTTATCCACTGTTCGATTGCAGCTTATTACAGATCCGAAAGCAGAAACGGGATCTCCAGCCCATGCCCTTTCCAGAGCTTCCCTTGGAGTTTTTCCTGTTGCAAGCCCGCATGGATTTGTATGTTTTATAACAGCAACTGCTGTCTCGTCAAACTCCTTTACAACCTCAAGAGCAGCATTTGCATCAACATAGTTATTAAAGGACATCTCCTTGCCGTGGATAACTTCGGATTTTGCAACTGAAATTTCTTCTGAGTTCTCATCAACATAAAACATGGCTTTCTGGTGGCTGTTTTCGCCGTATCTGAGAGTCTTGCCCCTGCCGAACCGGAAATACGCTCTCTCTTCATTCAGAAGTTTTTCGGATAATGTTTTATCAATTAAAGCATCATATTCAGCAGTCCTCCTAAAAGCTTTTACTGCAAGTTCTGCTCTTACTGTGTCAGGTACTTCACCGGATTCAGTTATATATTCTGCAACTCTGCTGTAATCCGAAGGGTCAGTAACAACTGTGACGTATTTAAAATTTTTTGCAGCGCTCCTAATTAAGGTAGGGCCTCCGATATCAATCTCTTCTATTAGCTCTGCTACGGACGGATCCTGTTTTTGCGCTGTTTTTTCAAAAGGATAGAGATTCACTACAACGAGGTCTATCCATTTTATCCCGTTTTTGTCCGCCTGGCTCTTGTGCTCGCTGTTATCCCTTATGCCGAGTATTCCGCCGTGTATCATTGGGTGCAGAGTCTTTACTCTTCCGTTCATCATTTCCGGAAACTTTGTTACATCACTAACAACAAGAATCGGTATACCGCTTTTTTCAAGGACAGATGCAGTACCTCCTGTGGAAATAATCTCAATACCGCATTCAGATAAAGTTCTGCAGAACGGCACAATTCCGTCTTTGTCTGAAACGCTGACAATAGCCCTTTTTATTTTTACCACTGATTCCTCCAATTTTAAAACCATACTCCTTATCGGATGTCATTCAATACTGAAAAATACGACCTGATTCCGGCCGGTTTAGTCAAAA is a genomic window containing:
- the purH gene encoding bifunctional phosphoribosylaminoimidazolecarboxamide formyltransferase/IMP cyclohydrolase; translated protein: MVLKLEESVVKIKRAIVSVSDKDGIVPFCRTLSECGIEIISTGGTASVLEKSGIPILVVSDVTKFPEMMNGRVKTLHPMIHGGILGIRDNSEHKSQADKNGIKWIDLVVVNLYPFEKTAQKQDPSVAELIEEIDIGGPTLIRSAAKNFKYVTVVTDPSDYSRVAEYITESGEVPDTVRAELAVKAFRRTAEYDALIDKTLSEKLLNEERAYFRFGRGKTLRYGENSHQKAMFYVDENSEEISVAKSEVIHGKEMSFNNYVDANAALEVVKEFDETAVAVIKHTNPCGLATGKTPREALERAWAGDPVSAFGSVISCNRTVDKDFASFLRGKNEEHISYIVNGDKLVPQKVPSKFVEVIAAPDFNDEALEILTKTKNIRLLKTGPFNTGTADRETFKKITGGLLVMDRDSIVWQDFLQKTNRVFEDDKKQLAKFSYIAVKHTKSNAIVLAREYSPGSFQVFGMGAGQPNRVDALRKLSLTKVRENLQIEYDVLQPSISFEEFYIKSVEEMVLASDAFFPFDDTVRTAGKEGVRYIIQPGGSKRDQDSIDACNELDIAMAFTGIRHFRH